The window CCAGTAGGCTTCGGGTGTATCTACATCCTGCCAGAAGTACTCCCCGAGCTCGATAGCCCACATCTTCCCTTGATAGCAGAGCTCTCGGACACCATCGGTGAGTGCCGCATCACCTTGGCGCTCCGCTACGGCGGCAATCGCCTCGACGAGGTCCAACGTCGCCAGGAAGATCCCTGTATCCACGGCGTTGTAGGAAGCGATCTGCTTTCCGATGTCCACAACCCTCCCTTCACGGACCAGGACCTTCGTGGCATCTTCCAGATCGGCGATCTGCTCCAATCGACTGTCCACTACGAGCAATGCACCCACTTCCGGAATCCAGCACTCCCTGAGCCGACTGAAGGCAGCCGCTTCACAGCAGTGATCGGCCATGAGGAGCAGAAACGGACTCTCCACGTACGGACGGGCGGCGAGGACGGAGAGACCATTCTGCTTCTCGTAGAACGGGTTGTACGCCATCCGCAGTCGCAACTTCCCTCTGTACTGCGCCTGGACGTATTCTCGTACCTCTTCTGCCCGAAAGCCGAGCACAATCACCGCCTCCTGACACCCAGCCTGTTCAGCTCCTTTCAAGGCCCAGAAGAGCAACGGGACCCCGCCAACCGGTAAGAGCGGTTTCGGGGTGTGGGTGAACGACGCTAGCCGCGAACCTAGCCCTGCTGCAATGATGACGGCTTGCTTCATGAGACGCTCTCATGCACGGATTGCCTCACGGGTAACTGTGCCAGATGAGCTAGTGCCCGCTGTAGGCGCTCGTACTGCACGAAAAGGTCATGCTCTATCGGCTCCCCGGCTCGGACGTGCGGGCTCTTGAAGTAGAACCCTAACCATGACTGTACCCCCCACCAACCCGCCCGGTGGGCAAGGTCCAACAGGAGTGCTATGTCCAGCACGAGTGGTG is drawn from Candidatus Kapaibacterium sp. and contains these coding sequences:
- a CDS encoding NTP transferase domain-containing protein gives rise to the protein MKQAVIIAAGLGSRLASFTHTPKPLLPVGGVPLLFWALKGAEQAGCQEAVIVLGFRAEEVREYVQAQYRGKLRLRMAYNPFYEKQNGLSVLAARPYVESPFLLLMADHCCEAAAFSRLRECWIPEVGALLVVDSRLEQIADLEDATKVLVREGRVVDIGKQIASYNAVDTGIFLATLDLVEAIAAVAERQGDAALTDGVRELCYQGKMWAIELGEYFWQDVDTPEAYWIAERWARQHRQLSCC